The window ATTTGTCTATTTAAATAAGAAGTGGTTAGATtacttaaatatatataattgtaaacGTGAAAAAAGGGCAGATGTTGTTGTTGGTCCATTGttactaataattaaacacATCCTTGAACGAATTCTTGCAAACACACGTCACGTTTGTGTAATTGGAGCATTTCCATTTCAAGAGCTGAAACAGCAACAGGTCAGGGAATTAATAATCTATTCTCTTTCAAACCTCAATACATCCAAAAATCCGCGTACGATATTCTCTgataatcaaacaaaaactcATATCAACAATAGCTAAACATAGCAATTAGCAAAATCCGACAAGGACCAATTATATCTTAATTGATAGTATTTGATATGTAACAAGATAGATAGTAAGATATTTTGTGTGGAGTTAGGCAGAAAATTTAGGCTGTGAGGGGTCCCAATGGATTAAACTTTGTTTTCATTCTGATAGGCAAACAGAGAAGCAACAAGAAATGAGTCTTGCTCTTTTCTCAACTGAATTATATACCTCATTCCAACATTGATCCTTACCCATGTGATAACACACTTGTCTTCAATTTTCGTGCATGTCCATTTTTTATGGGCAAATGAATATAAACTTAAACACTGCACAACGATGGACTCGAACCCGAATCTTTTGGCCTCAGACATTACCACTCTACCGCTTGTccaactcacacacacattttCATGCATGTCGTTGCTAATAAATTAGGagagataaaagagaaaatgttaataaaataggagagagaaagataaaaaagtactAGTACGGAGTACtaagtaataaattgaaagtaatactattcaatttttagtatGAGACATACAAAAGCAGAAAGATgtgactatttttcgtggacgaaAAGAGTATTGTTTTATCGTTAATCTAGGTAGGTTTATTATATCGATCCTTTTAGGGAATGTGTATTTGCAAGTAATTGTAAGGTGGGAGttgtaattttaatgtataatgaAAATTGTATTAAGATAATATTGTGGTATTTTTGGCGGACTAGATTGAATGATACATACCACCTATGTCCCATAAAAAGAAACATTTTtgaaattacataattttgaATGCACAACTGGTTAAATAGGAgggagataaaaaaaaattattgaagtaATGTCAGTCGAGAATGAAGTCcatcttatcaaaataaaagtggattatTTTTACGCGACGAACCAAAGTTGAAAGAGTATCTATTATCATTTGACAATATAATTAACTGATGAAACTAAAAACACGTGacttaaaatgagaaatggaATTATTATTCGTCTTCAATACTAGTATGTGAATTATGGCCAAAGAACAACTGCCAAATTGGTAtgaatattactccctccgtcccggataattcgggtcactttgaccgggtactggttttaagaattgtaatgaaaagtggtttgaaaaagttagtggaatgtgggtcctacttttatatattagttttataataaaatgtgagtaagaatgagttagtggaatatgagatccactaccaaaaatggtaaaagtgaagtgaaacaaattatgtgggacggaccgaaatggaaaactgggacgaagtgaataattaattgcaaaattttctCGAATTTGGAGCAGTCAATGAGGGCTGAGGTACTAAGGGCATGAATAACGCAGGCGGGCCGGGCTGCAAATCGCGAGTCCCGGCCCGAGAACAGCGTTGGAGGAGGTTGCGGCTCAGCCAGGGACGGTCCCGAGGACGCAGTTGCGTCCCGGGGCCGCTCCCGAGTCACGTCCCGGCCGGCGTTATGCGTGCCCGGGCCGCATCGGTTGCGGCCCGTCCCGGCGTTAATTGCGTTCGGGTCGGGCCGCAAGTCCCCaccgaatttttttttttttttctatttatacacTATATTTGCTCATTTTTTGTAACTCTTTCACACAAACTCTCACTTCACTCTCAATCCTCTAGCATTTCAAGACTTTTTGAGTTCTATGGATTGGTTTAACAGCGACCAACGCCAGATGGACGATTTTGTGAATTCCCAGAACTGGCAAGTGCCGCCGACACCCGATCCAGATGCAACACCTAGTCCCGGGCTGCCTACCAATGTAGATATGGAATCGCCGGTTAGCACCGATGAGTACGATATCAGCGATATGGAGCCAGCTCCACGgaggggcaagggcaaggttGCCGATGAGGATGGGCCGAAGAAGTACAGTCCGCAGGAGACAATGTGGCTGGCCAAGAACTACGTCGACGTCTCCGAGGACGCTGTGATCGGCAACCAGCAAAGCGGCAAAGCGTTCTGGCAGCGGATTGCGGATAAGTACAACGCTGGTCGACCCGAAGGCTCGTTCGAGCGTACCTACGTGAAGCTACGCAAGCATTGGTGTCGGGTGCAGAAGGAGATTAACAAGTGGAATGGCAAGTGGACTAACGTAGTCCGGATGTGGCCGAGCGGGCACAGCGAGATGGACCTTGTGGACAAGGCCAAGGCAGATTACTTCGCTGACGGGAAGAAGCACTTCAAGTACTTCGACGTTTGGAAGCTTGTCGAGAAGAGCCCAAAGTACACTGGTAGGGCTGAAGCGGCGGCTAAGAGAACCAAAGTCGCCGCCGGACACTACACTTCAAGCGAAGGAGGTCCGCCAATCGACCTCAACGTGACAGACGATGACTTCTTCCTCTCATCTCCTGGTACTGAAAGCCGTCCGATGGGCACAAAGGCGGCAAAGAGGAAAGCAAAGGGGAAGGCAACTGCGAGCTACTCCGCtatgccgccgccgccacccaaTCCTTCCTTGGACAAGATATCAGACTCTATGTCGGATATGAGTATTACGTTGCGGATGGGCCAGCTGACGGAGTTGACATCGAGGGATACCTCGAGAATGTCGGAGTACGAGCTCGAATTGCACCGTGAGATGATCGAATACCTTCGCgcacaaatgaagaaaaagtagttcttttttctaggatttgtaattttcttttttctaggtttggtaattttctttctctagtattggtaattttttttttctaggatttgtaattttcttttcctattttctgactgaacaatgaattttcccggttttaattgttcaacgtattgtattttacgattaaaatatgttgtgaAATGAATAGTTGTGGCCTGAGTTGTGGCCCGAGTTGTGGCCTGCGGTGTTAATGGAGTTGTGGCCTGCGGTGTTAATGGAGTTGTGGCCTGGAACCCCTAATTTGAGGGAATGATGACGCGGAGGGGACTTGCGGCCCAAATCCGGGCCAGGGTTATTCATGCtctaaaatgaatttgaaatatatactgccgtaatttatttattttttagatgtTTAATTTCTAGGctagcatatatatatatagtactcaaatatcttaattttacATGATATCTACTATTCATTAAATTCGGCATTAATTCCATTTTGTGCTTTATCAGTCTCTCTTACATTTCATCAAATGTATGGATCAccaaaaacttaattattgtAGTGTTATGAGACAATTCATTTGGTAAATGCAGTACCTCTGCAATAATGAAACATGAACACTGCAAACTGCCATTGCAGTGTATATGTTTTTCCAGCTTTACTGAATGCTACACGTACCATGTACCAATCCCTGCCtctcattttgaaaattcattttttaccaaaaaCAAACCAACTTAATTACTAACTCCATTGCATTCACATTATCAATCATGCACCAATTATTTAACCCAAATGAAATACCACTACATAAGATATAGTATTTGGAAGAGTTTAATAACtgttatgattaattagtaCATCAAAATCCTCTCCCTATGCACCAAAGAAAGCTGAAGCTAATTAAACAGCGTTTGTgaatgacataaaaaaaacgaCATGGAAAAGAAAGGTgcattgattgattgattgatttatgTTATACTATAAGGCATAAGCTAGTAGGGAGACACGCCCACGTTTGCAGCAGTAGAAAGAAACCCATCTTTCATCAAAACATCCTCACCTTCCTACAAAAATCGCCATTCCATTCAATATAGTCAAATctgaaatcaatttttctagCTAGGTTTTTTGATTAGATATATATACCTGTTGGCACACATTTTGCTTCTTCACGGGTTGATCAGGCATCAGTCCGAAGTGAATATGAGGAAAGTGGGCCCACTGCCACCAATAAATTTTACACAATTATTCCAATTTCCACCAAACCCTAGTTTTAATTAGTATCTGTTTCGTGATAGgagagtcatttcttttcgaaacggagattaagaaagaGAGTGTATAGTTGTTTGGTAGATAAAATAAGGCCATATTAGGACATCAAAGTCCATCTCGGCTCGCTGAGGCCCGGAGTGAATCATTTCAAAGGGATGGATTATTTAACAACCTAAAAGAGTGAGATAATATATCATTATCTTAAAGctcatcttaattaattatcttgtGCTAATTTAACATGCctatagataataaaataggatAGAGGGAAAGAGgatagaacaaaataaaagtgggaaaatgcgttattttttgttaaaaggAGAAATGACTATCGAACgtaatgaaaaaatgactaaCTACCATGAAACACGTGAAGAAGTACTTAATTCAAAGAAAGagggagaaagagaaagaagccGTAGCTAGTATTAGGTGATAAGTAGATTAGAGAGAGTTGTGTTTGTTGAATTAATCTTACATTTTTGGCAGCGGCACTGAACGCCTCTCTGTGGCTAATATCAGGGTTTCCAGCTTTGATACGTTGGATCTCGTCCCTGCATTTTTTGTTCATAAATTCCCATCTcattcattctctctcaattattaaaatcaattgTAAGTAAAGCTGCAGAGTTACTTACTTGATGAACCGGTTGTAAGCAGATGGCACTCTCTGTCTTTTCTCCGGGgctgaaaatatttcaaaatacaaacaaataataaaacaaaaactacaCATTCATTTGGATTTCTACTACTGTCACCTacctttcttctctctcataaTTACTTCATCATGATTCAATGATTCACTTTTTTCATGATTTCCGGGcgatatatatctatatatctatctaccgaaataaacaaaaactcaataaaaaacaaaatctagGGTTTGAAAAAAGTACAGCTCACGATATAAGGTGACTCATAAgatggaataaaattaaaattcaaacataaaaaatcagaatcatTAATAAGTAAGACAaatatttgtgatttgttGCATGTAAAAATGGAGAGAAATTGGGATTTGATTATCTCACGTCTGTTAGCTACTGGGGGCTTGGGGAGGTCGTGAATCGGAAAAAATGGGTCGTTGGGATTCGGCAGCAGAGTGGAAGGCGAGCTTCGGATCTCCTCCTATATTCAttgaaataagaaattaattggAATGTTGATATAGATTTGAAAATGATGATGAACCCTAGGAAAACCCTAATTACGTACGAGAAGATTCTGAGGGGGAAAAAATGAGTGGCCGAGATGGAGCTGATGattggacggagggaggagGAGGCCGCGCATATCGACGGTGACGGAGAGGAGGTTGGAGCAGTTGCCACATCGCACGGTCACAGTCTTGAACAAGCTGGTGCAGGGCACGCCCACCTGAATCAAAATCAGAGAATTTGAGaatgagaaagaagaagaagaagaagaagaagaagagggaagatgatattaattaataccgCAAGGACGGTGTTGCAATAGGTGCAGTGGACGTAGCAGAGCTGCTCGGAGGGGGGGAGATGGTGGTGCTGCTGCTGCGGAACAAATGAAGAGGacatcttcttcttgttttaaATTCCTTGttgttggtggtggtggtgatggttCCACTCTGcttaatttgattgatttgattgattgataGATTGACTGATCAAGGTATGTATATATGGAGGTTAATGGGTTTAGACAGATTAGCCACTTTGGATCTGATCTTCtgaatgttttcttttttttgaagaCAACAATGAGctgagagaaagagagagagtataGGGCTGGGGGGTGCCCACGAATTAAACACACTTGAACAAAAGTTGTAAAGcttagtaggagtagtataattctccacatacatacatacatacatacatgaTACATGTGCATACTTAGGCAAATGTATGGTTGACATTCCCGATGGATTAGTGTgtgtgtagagagagagagagaggatgcAGAGGCGGCAGAGGTGGGGGAGAGGAGTGAGAAAAGGACGTGTGCATGGGGTGATTAGCTTTCTCTCATCACCTGTTGTTTTCATAGTTAAGAGGGTTGTGTATTTCagtatttgtatttgtatatttgtatttgtttttgtatttattgttTATGAATATACGAACGCTAGTGGTAGGGTTAGTAAGCTTTAAATGGCGGCCACCTATCATCTGCACTTTACTATTATTGCCTTTCTACTTGTATCTTAATTATTCTCCTCACTCATTGCAACTTCTCATTTccctaattatatttattataactaatctctatttatttatatactactaaaatataaaaagaggagtataatttaaaatttggatttggaatcTTTCAAATGACCACTAGTTTCGTTTATTTCTTAACTATATCCTCCTCATGTTCACCTCTTtcaatgaatatatttaaaacatgATATACAAAAGTATTTCATCAATGTATATTCATTGTTACAAAGAATTCTCAGCTGCGggtcaaattaatttaaagcttTCTTCTATAAACTTCaaagttaaaaatatactactaataaaataaatgaaaattgagatCAATTTTGGAAAAGACTAGCCAAAGGCATCAAATTAACTATACTTATTCCCTATtgtaatattatattgaatctgATCTAACTCAGTTTTAGATCAAGTTTTGAGCAAAATATGTAAGCGCTTAAGCCTAATATAATATAcctaaactttaaatttggATCAGTTTGATAAAAAGGTTGGTCCAATTAATCAGATTAAAATTCAACTTCTCCAAAGTTCATcttaaaaaaagattaaaaaccAACTTTTCCAAAATTCATCTTGAAGAAAGGActgaaactaatatataaattttatgggCTATTTCTCCTAATACTAATTGGTTTTAGATAGAACCCCATTGATTTCTATTAGTCATTTCTAATATGACTTGGCTGTGTATGCGAACCCTTctcattttatgcataatcAACTTATTCTTTCTCATGTTTCCTTCCCCCCTTCTCaattcttctctttttcttccatGTGATTCATTTGATTCAGATGTATTCCCTTTCACCGTGGCTACCCCATCATCTCACCATCTTCTCATCATCAAATGGtagtacaattttaatttgttagttgttctctctaaatttgtttgtcaattaattcaaattattattatatatttgcTTTGATTTACATAGTTTTCCTTAGGTctgcttattcggccggttcTGGTTTTAACTGGACCGATTGACCGGTTGTAACCGGCTTCAATTTTTCGTAAATtttagaaccggaaccggtcggttccaGTTTGGAATCGGCCGGTTAAGAACCGGttggttccggttcggaaccggaaccgatgtgtaattttaatccaaatttatttactctaattttaaataattcaatactaataaaataataattcaacatttggaaatataacaaataatacctaaaagtTCAAATAAATACGCAAAATATGTAAACCAACAATACgataatattcataaatggGTAAGAGGATGCTAAGTGTAGTAGGTCGGATTagtttatgttagcaattcttttataaaaaaggaTATAGGCATCTAATATgatgaaactttcaaaaagttgagtttttcctacgaactttaaaattggcaaataatatcacgaactttaccccggGTTTGtgttttcccacgaatgaaaaaaattcatgctattttaatagattgaagaacaattttggatagtgcttcaagaaaaactatctccaaagattgaaaaacttgaagctctcagaattgttgtcgagaaattacgaaaaaaatccATATCATAAGTATTATTtagggaattttttcattcgtgagGAAAAACAAACTCGTGGTAAAGTCCGTGATAttatttaccaaatttaaagttcgtgggaaagaTCCAActtttgaaagtttcatgatattagatgtcaatatccctataaaaaaagaagttcTAAAATGtagcatttttttaaaaaggagttttaaaattgaattctatTCTCCTTTTttgctaaataaatattcaatggaATTTCAAATACTAAATGATCTTGTTGTGACTCTTTGGTTTAATACATAACAGTTAATAAATCATTCACAAACAAGTTGAAATCgtatattaaatgaattgttacataaatttgttataaagttctatttaaatcattatgaaataatattatatttgtatagttcttttgaaaattaaaaacaaacttatgatgtTCTACTCATAgtagttagttcataaaaaaatggatttgagaaataattatagataCAAAGCATCACGGTTTAactttgtttaaattttaaaatcactcaatgtttaaattattttatttcaattcaatattaattcaattaacttagatttattagtatattaaattataaaaaaattaaattgaaatataatctGGTTCTCGGTTAGGAACCGGaactagttttataaaaaaacccggtcgggtgcACGGCTCGGACTCCCTCACACCTCCGAACTTTCACCCGGGCAGGTGTTGATAATGGTACCCGGTCGGCTGATCTGGCGAAGCCTTGGTGCTTCCAGCAACaaacacccggccgggtgtttTAGTGCCTCCAaattcacccggtcgggtgaatGCTCCCAACCCTCATTTTTCAGCACGATCCTCGTCGTGGGT is drawn from Salvia hispanica cultivar TCC Black 2014 chromosome 6, UniMelb_Shisp_WGS_1.0, whole genome shotgun sequence and contains these coding sequences:
- the LOC125194628 gene encoding uncharacterized protein LOC125194628, which gives rise to MDWFNSDQRQMDDFVNSQNWQVPPTPDPDATPSPGLPTNVDMESPVSTDEYDISDMEPAPRRGKGKVADEDGPKKYSPQETMWLAKNYVDVSEDAVIGNQQSGKAFWQRIADKYNAGRPEGSFERTYVKLRKHWCRVQKEINKWNGKWTNVVRMWPSGHSEMDLVDKAKADYFADGKKHFKYFDVWKLVEKSPKYTGRAEAAAKRTKVAAGHYTSSEGGPPIDLNVTDDDFFLSSPGTESRPMGTKAAKRKAKGKATASYSAMPPPPPNPSLDKISDSMSDMSITLRMGQLTELTSRDTSRMSEYELELHREMIEYLRAQMKKK
- the LOC125192872 gene encoding axial regulator YABBY 1-like, which translates into the protein MSSSFVPQQQHHHLPPSEQLCYVHCTYCNTVLAVGVPCTSLFKTVTVRCGNCSNLLSVTVDMRGLLLPPSNHQLHLGHSFFPPQNLLEEIRSSPSTLLPNPNDPFFPIHDLPKPPVANRPPEKRQRVPSAYNRFIKDEIQRIKAGNPDISHREAFSAAAKNWAHFPHIHFGLMPDQPVKKQNVCQQEGEDVLMKDGFLSTAANVGVSPY